TGTTAAACACCTTGATATTGTATTTTTTCTGATCTTCGAGGCTTAATGAACCATCCGTTGGGACATTCGCCTTACCGATATCATGCACGGCTTTCAACGAGGTATAAAAATTATAGTTAAAATAATAGATCGTACTTTGCCCGTAAGGATCTACCGTGTGCCCTTCTTCATTAAAAGTTCTCTCTTCCGGTATGGAAACACTTGCCTTAAACACGATTCCCGTGGCGTAGGCTTTATTCTGTGCCGGACGATACATGCAGTTTTCCAAACAATACGTTGTCGTGTACGTGTTTTCAGCATTCAACACACTCGTGATATTATTACTTGCATTTTCACAATATGGCTGGGCATAGTAATTGTCTTGATTCGTGAAATTCTCTGCCCCGGCCACTGTTTTATTGAAAAAATAAGGGTCTACGGCATAGCCGTTCGTGGCAGGAATAACCCCAAAATAATCATTCGTACAAGTGAAATCGGGCTTAACCAGATTCGTATCATCCGATCCGTCCGCTAAAGTAACCACGTGACGGAAAGTATAGAAATTCCGGCTCAAGTTGAAATAACGGTAATTACTTAAATTTATCGTGGCATACTGCCGACCTTCCTTGTCCTTCATAACATATTCGTTCCGGTTTCTTGCCAAGCATAATTTGGCTACTACTCGTTCCAAGGTGATGGGTACCACCGTAATCTCTTCTTCCGCTTTCGGAGTATTCACCACCACGTTCAAATTGGCCACGGCACGATTGGCCATAATCAACGAACGAGAAGCATCTGTTGTTCCATTCTCGTAAGAATCCTTATCGACATGACTTAAAAAATTATCCACGGAAGTGGCATTAATCATGCTAGTCCGGTTAGCCACGGCAAATACATCATAACTCCCCGGATCAACCTTGATCTTTTGGTTGGAACGGTAAGTGACGGTTTGGTCAGATACCACCCGCTCTACCCCGATCTCGAAAGACTCTATGAAATTTTTAGTTTCCGAATGAAATAAATAGAGTTGCACTTTTTCAATTCTTGACTCGTTTTCGCTTCCCGGCACGGTTTCATCCGAACTTTCAGCGGAAGCCCGTCCAAGAGAAGAGGAGGTTTCCGGCACGGTAAATGAAAACATCACATTCCCATCCGTCACAACAACAGAAGGATTGCCCGACGGATCATCAACAGGATCTGCATCATTGATGCAACCTCCCAATGTTACTAGCGAAAATAGTAAAATACAATAATAAAATAACCTCATAACATTAAATTTTAAGTTAATATATAGTGTTCAATAATTTCAAGTTATAGCTTGCTTGCGGAAGTCCGAAAGATTCAGCCTCCTTGAATTTACTCTTCGCTTCCCCGTATCGACCTTTCAACATGTAGACAACGCCCGTTGCCAGTGTTTTTTCTTTGCTATCCGGAGCACGGAGCAAATACTTTTCC
The window above is part of the Butyricimonas paravirosa genome. Proteins encoded here:
- a CDS encoding Mfa1 family fimbria major subunit (Members of this family are fimbrial shaft proteins (major subunit proteins), found in the Bacteriodetes. The family is named for Mfa1 from Porphyromonas gingivalis, and is related to but distinct from the family of FimA from the species.), which encodes MRLFYYCILLFSLVTLGGCINDADPVDDPSGNPSVVVTDGNVMFSFTVPETSSSLGRASAESSDETVPGSENESRIEKVQLYLFHSETKNFIESFEIGVERVVSDQTVTYRSNQKIKVDPGSYDVFAVANRTSMINATSVDNFLSHVDKDSYENGTTDASRSLIMANRAVANLNVVVNTPKAEEEITVVPITLERVVAKLCLARNRNEYVMKDKEGRQYATINLSNYRYFNLSRNFYTFRHVVTLADGSDDTNLVKPDFTCTNDYFGVIPATNGYAVDPYFFNKTVAGAENFTNQDNYYAQPYCENASNNITSVLNAENTYTTTYCLENCMYRPAQNKAYATGIVFKASVSIPEERTFNEEGHTVDPYGQSTIYYFNYNFYTSLKAVHDIGKANVPTDGSLSLEDQKKYNIKVFNKSEEGSFHCYYNYFIRHVDNHSAMMGVMEFGIVRNNIYRILITNVNDLGTGIPDVDPGDIESDAYLSVDFSVLPWNIRYQEGEL